The Streptomyces kanamyceticus genome window below encodes:
- a CDS encoding adenosine deaminase yields the protein MTSQTHATGHTDRETPSAEQIRRAPKVLLHDHLDGGLRPGTIVDLARENGYEGLPETDPDKLGIWFREAADSGSLERYLETFAHTCAVMQTKAALHRVAAECAEDLAEDGVVYAEIRYAPEQHLESGLTLEEVVEAVNEGFREGERRAKANGHRIRVGALLTAMRHAARALEIAELANRYRDLGVVGFDIAGAEAGFPPTRHLDAFEFLKRENNHFTIHAGEAFGLPSIWQALQWCGADRLGHGVRIIDDIKVEEDGTVQLGRLASYVRDKRVPLELCPSSNLQTGAATSYAEHPIGLLRKLHFRATVNTDNRLMSGTSMSREFEHLVGTFGYTLDDMQWFTVNAMKSAFIPFDERLAMINDVVKPGYAELKSEWLFRQTVSTSTSVEG from the coding sequence ATGACGAGCCAGACTCACGCAACCGGTCACACGGACCGCGAAACGCCCAGTGCCGAACAGATCCGCCGGGCCCCGAAGGTGCTCCTGCACGACCACCTCGACGGCGGCCTGCGCCCCGGCACGATCGTCGACCTCGCCCGCGAGAACGGGTACGAGGGACTGCCCGAGACCGACCCCGACAAGCTCGGGATCTGGTTCCGCGAGGCGGCCGACTCCGGCTCCCTGGAGCGCTACCTGGAGACCTTCGCGCACACCTGCGCCGTGATGCAGACGAAGGCCGCCCTCCACCGCGTGGCCGCCGAGTGCGCCGAGGACCTCGCCGAGGACGGCGTGGTCTACGCCGAGATCCGGTACGCCCCCGAGCAGCACCTGGAGAGCGGCCTCACCCTCGAAGAGGTCGTCGAGGCGGTCAACGAGGGCTTCCGCGAGGGCGAGCGCCGCGCGAAGGCGAACGGCCACCGCATCCGCGTGGGCGCGCTGCTCACCGCCATGCGGCACGCGGCCCGCGCCCTGGAGATCGCCGAACTCGCCAACCGCTACCGCGACCTGGGCGTCGTCGGCTTCGACATCGCGGGCGCGGAGGCCGGGTTCCCGCCCACCCGCCACCTCGACGCCTTCGAGTTCCTCAAGCGCGAGAACAACCACTTCACCATCCACGCGGGCGAGGCCTTCGGCCTGCCGTCGATCTGGCAGGCACTGCAGTGGTGCGGCGCCGACCGCCTCGGCCACGGCGTGCGCATCATCGACGACATCAAGGTCGAGGAGGACGGTACGGTCCAGCTCGGCCGCCTCGCCTCGTACGTCCGCGACAAGCGCGTCCCGCTGGAGCTCTGCCCGAGTTCCAACCTGCAGACGGGCGCCGCCACTTCGTACGCCGAGCACCCGATCGGCCTGCTGCGCAAGCTGCACTTCCGCGCGACGGTGAACACCGACAACCGCCTGATGTCCGGCACCAGCATGAGCCGCGAATTCGAGCACCTGGTCGGCACGTTCGGCTACACGCTCGACGACATGCAGTGGTTCACTGTCAATGCGATGAAATCAGCATTCATTCCTTTCGATGAACGACTGGCCATGATCAACGACGTCGTCAAGCCCGGCTATGCCGAGCTGAAGTCCGAATGGCTGTTCCGTCAGACCGTCTCGACCAGCACTTCTGTCGAGGGCTAG
- a CDS encoding sensor histidine kinase produces the protein MTKPHDKLRGWAAARKAILAGLRFTSLRLRLVVVFGLVALTAAVSASGIAYWLNREAVLTRAQDAALKDFRQQMQTRAGALQVHPSQEELQSAAGQMATSSQRYSVLLVAAKKGGGQIVGYSDLDEFTLAKVPESLEKAVNEEQPVTSGNKSTYHLYWQRTVVHGTPYLVGGAKVNGGGPTGYMLKSLEPEAKDLSSLGWSLAIATGLALIGSALLAQAAATTVLKPVHRLGVAARRLGEGKLDTRLRVSGTDELADLSRTFNSTAESLEKKVDDMSARDEASRRFVADMSHELRTPLTAITAVTEVLEEELDAETGSVDPMIEPAVRLVVSETRRLNDLVENLMEVTRFDAGTARLVLDNVDIADQITACIDARAWLDAVELDAERGIMVRLDPRRLDVILANLIGNALKHGGSPVKVSVRLAGDKLVIAVRDGGPGIPEDVLPHVFDRFYKASASRPRSEGSGLGLSIALENAHIHGGEITAANSAEGGAVFTLWLPRDSSDAEDERAEGGQA, from the coding sequence GTGACCAAACCGCACGACAAGCTCCGCGGCTGGGCCGCGGCACGCAAGGCGATACTGGCCGGTTTGCGCTTCACCAGCCTGCGGCTGCGACTGGTCGTGGTGTTCGGCCTGGTGGCGCTCACCGCCGCCGTCTCCGCGTCCGGCATCGCGTACTGGCTCAACCGCGAGGCCGTGCTCACGCGCGCGCAGGACGCGGCGCTCAAGGACTTCCGCCAGCAGATGCAGACGCGCGCGGGCGCGCTGCAGGTGCATCCTTCCCAGGAGGAACTGCAGTCCGCCGCCGGGCAGATGGCGACCAGCAGCCAGCGCTACAGCGTGCTCCTGGTCGCGGCCAAGAAGGGCGGCGGGCAGATCGTCGGCTACTCCGACCTGGACGAGTTCACGCTCGCCAAGGTGCCCGAGTCCCTGGAGAAGGCGGTCAACGAGGAGCAGCCGGTCACCTCGGGCAACAAGAGCACGTACCACCTGTACTGGCAGCGCACCGTCGTGCACGGCACGCCCTATCTGGTGGGCGGCGCCAAGGTGAACGGCGGCGGCCCCACCGGGTACATGCTCAAGTCCCTGGAACCGGAGGCGAAGGATCTGAGTTCGCTCGGCTGGTCGCTGGCGATCGCCACGGGGCTCGCCCTGATCGGCTCCGCGCTGCTCGCGCAGGCCGCGGCGACGACCGTCCTCAAACCCGTGCACCGCCTGGGGGTTGCCGCGCGGCGGCTCGGCGAGGGCAAGCTGGACACCCGCCTGAGGGTCTCGGGCACGGACGAACTCGCCGATCTCTCCAGGACGTTCAACAGCACGGCGGAGAGTCTGGAGAAGAAGGTCGACGACATGAGCGCCCGCGACGAGGCGTCGCGCCGCTTCGTCGCCGACATGTCGCACGAGCTGCGCACGCCGCTGACCGCGATCACCGCGGTGACCGAGGTCCTGGAGGAGGAGCTCGACGCGGAGACCGGCTCGGTCGACCCGATGATCGAACCCGCCGTACGCCTGGTGGTGAGCGAGACGCGGCGCCTCAACGACCTGGTGGAGAACCTCATGGAGGTCACCAGGTTCGACGCGGGCACCGCGCGGCTCGTCCTGGACAACGTGGACATCGCCGACCAGATCACCGCGTGCATCGACGCGCGCGCCTGGCTCGACGCGGTCGAGCTCGACGCGGAGCGCGGCATCATGGTGCGCCTGGACCCGCGCCGCCTCGACGTGATCCTCGCCAACCTCATCGGCAACGCCCTCAAGCACGGCGGCTCCCCGGTGAAGGTGTCGGTGCGGCTCGCGGGCGACAAGCTCGTCATCGCCGTACGGGACGGGGGCCCGGGCATCCCCGAAGACGTGCTGCCGCACGTCTTCGACCGCTTCTACAAGGCGAGCGCGTCCCGGCCGCGTTCCGAGGGCAGTGGCCTCGGGCTCTCCATCGCGCTGGAGAACGCGCACATCCACGGCGGCGAGATCACGGCCGCCAACTCGGCCGAGGGCGGTGCGGTGTTCACGCTGTGGCTGCCGCGCGACAGCTCCGACGCCGAGGACGAGCGGGCCGAAGGGGGCCAGGCATGA
- a CDS encoding sigma-70 family RNA polymerase sigma factor, translating into MSDIAGTTTDLDSTLEKYRVELTGYCYRMLGSAFEAEDAVQDTMVRAWRSFEKFEGRSSVRSWLYRIATNVCLDMLNAGNRRARPMDLTAAAPLAQAALTPRPDNTWLEPMPDARVLPTLHDPAEAAIAKESVRLAFVSALQNLPPKQRAVLILREVLAWKASEVAELIDTSVASVNSALQRARATLAERPGDDTAVSNPLDEEQQKLLDRYVAAFEGYDMAALTALLAEDAVMTMPPFDLWLRGTEDITGFMTTVGASCANSRLRPVNVNGTPGFAHYKPDPDNGGFSPWAIQVIEISEGRITGFHCFLDTPRWFPLFGVPLHLDD; encoded by the coding sequence ATGAGCGACATCGCAGGGACGACGACCGATCTGGACAGCACGCTGGAGAAGTACCGCGTCGAGCTGACGGGGTACTGCTACCGCATGCTGGGCTCGGCCTTCGAGGCCGAGGACGCCGTGCAGGACACGATGGTGCGCGCCTGGCGCAGCTTCGAGAAGTTCGAGGGCCGCTCCAGCGTCCGCTCGTGGCTGTACCGCATCGCGACGAACGTCTGCCTGGACATGCTGAACGCAGGCAACCGCCGCGCCCGTCCCATGGACCTGACCGCCGCAGCCCCGCTGGCCCAGGCGGCGCTCACCCCGCGCCCGGACAACACCTGGCTCGAACCGATGCCGGACGCGCGCGTCCTGCCCACCCTGCACGACCCGGCCGAGGCCGCCATCGCCAAGGAGTCGGTGCGCCTGGCGTTCGTCTCCGCCCTGCAGAACCTGCCGCCCAAGCAGCGGGCCGTCCTGATCCTGCGCGAGGTCCTCGCGTGGAAGGCCAGCGAGGTCGCCGAGCTGATCGACACCTCGGTCGCCTCGGTGAACAGCGCGCTGCAGCGGGCCCGCGCCACCCTCGCCGAGCGGCCGGGCGACGACACGGCCGTCTCGAACCCGCTGGACGAGGAGCAGCAGAAGCTCCTGGACCGCTATGTCGCCGCCTTCGAGGGGTACGACATGGCCGCGCTCACGGCGCTGCTCGCCGAGGACGCCGTCATGACGATGCCGCCGTTCGACCTGTGGCTGCGCGGCACCGAGGACATCACGGGCTTCATGACCACGGTGGGCGCGTCGTGCGCCAACAGCCGCCTCCGCCCGGTGAACGTGAACGGCACCCCGGGCTTCGCGCACTACAAGCCCGACCCCGACAACGGCGGCTTCTCGCCCTGGGCGATCCAGGTCATCGAGATCTCAGAGGGCCGCATCACCGGCTTCCACTGCTTCCTGGACACCCCGCGGTGGTTCCCGCTGTTCGGCGTGCCCCTCCATCTCGACGACTAG
- a CDS encoding LysR family transcriptional regulator, protein MQHQQRSAPRLSRNSDAEDIVTLLAPRLAYFAGVARTEHVTRAAQEMQIPQSTLSRALVRLERDLGVDLFARRGRTVSLTPAGRTFLASVERALGEVERAAESVRADADPATGKVAFGFLHTMGSETVPGLLRAFRADHPRVRFSLVQNYGEAMIERLRAGELDLCLTSPVPDAPDLVARRLDEQRLRLVVPDDHRLATRKRVRLTEAADEAFVTLEPGYGLRRITDDLCQEAGFKPRVAFEGEEAETLRGLVAAGLGVALLPPPAVPRPGVVELTVTGQRAVREIGVAWLGGHPDTPPVAAFKEFLLSRKGRLLPQAGISPSGD, encoded by the coding sequence ATGCAGCATCAGCAGAGGTCAGCGCCGCGCCTGTCACGCAACAGTGACGCGGAGGACATCGTGACGCTCCTCGCGCCGCGCCTCGCGTACTTCGCGGGAGTCGCCCGCACCGAGCACGTCACGCGCGCCGCGCAGGAGATGCAGATCCCCCAGTCGACGCTCTCCCGCGCACTCGTACGCCTGGAACGGGACCTCGGCGTCGACCTCTTCGCGCGCCGCGGCCGCACGGTCTCGCTCACCCCGGCGGGTCGCACCTTCCTCGCCTCGGTCGAGCGCGCGCTCGGCGAGGTGGAGCGCGCCGCCGAGTCGGTCAGGGCGGACGCCGACCCGGCGACCGGCAAGGTCGCCTTCGGCTTCCTGCACACCATGGGTTCGGAGACGGTCCCAGGCCTGCTCCGCGCCTTCCGCGCCGACCACCCGCGCGTCCGCTTCAGCCTCGTCCAGAACTACGGCGAGGCGATGATCGAACGCCTGCGCGCGGGCGAGCTCGACCTCTGCCTCACCTCACCGGTGCCCGACGCCCCCGACCTGGTCGCCCGCCGCCTCGACGAGCAGCGCCTGCGCCTGGTGGTCCCCGACGACCACCGCCTCGCCACCCGCAAACGCGTCCGCCTGACCGAGGCGGCCGACGAGGCCTTCGTGACCCTGGAGCCCGGCTACGGCCTGCGCCGCATCACCGACGACCTCTGCCAGGAGGCGGGCTTCAAGCCCCGCGTGGCCTTCGAGGGCGAGGAGGCGGAGACACTGCGCGGCCTGGTCGCGGCGGGCCTGGGAGTGGCTCTCCTGCCTCCACCGGCCGTCCCCCGCCCAGGAGTTGTGGAACTGACGGTGACGGGCCAGCGAGCGGTCCGCGAGATCGGCGTGGCGTGGCTGGGCGGCCACCCCGACACTCCGCCGGTGGCGGCGTTCAAGGAGTTCTTGCTGAGCAGGAAGGGGAGGCTGCTGCCGCAGGCAGGTATCAGCCCGTCCGGCGATTGA
- a CDS encoding MFS transporter: protein MPPASSGASATHAVALTPPSPAIDTDTRLTPGGPGYRRMSFALFLAGVATFALLYSTQALLPLVSADFGVSASTASWTVSAATGALALFVLPLSALSERFGRRAVMTASLTVAVVVGLLVPFAPSVEVLIALRAVQGAALAGLPASAMAFLAEEVRPKALVAAIGMFVAGNSIGGMSGRIITGWVAQAWGWRAAVGVVGVIAVLCALAFRALLPAPRHFTPGSLSPKSLARTVRTHLSDPLLCRLYAIGALFMTVFGAVYTVIGYRLTEAPFSLPQGVIGSIFLVYLVGTVSSAAAGKLVARLGRRGALYLAVSTTAGGLLLSLSTSLIMVLLGLVLITAGFFAGHAVASSSVSRTATTGRAQASALYQSAYYLGSSAGGTLGAVAFHAGGWGGTVGLGILAVLGVVSVTVWGSHAARVRERRGLLAAAH, encoded by the coding sequence ATGCCTCCTGCCAGTAGCGGGGCGTCCGCCACCCATGCGGTCGCCCTCACCCCGCCGTCCCCCGCCATCGACACCGACACGCGCCTGACCCCCGGCGGGCCCGGCTACCGCCGCATGAGTTTCGCGCTCTTCCTCGCGGGCGTCGCGACGTTCGCGCTCCTCTACTCCACGCAGGCCCTGCTGCCCCTGGTCTCCGCCGACTTCGGCGTGAGCGCGAGCACGGCGAGCTGGACGGTGTCGGCGGCGACCGGGGCGCTGGCCCTCTTCGTCCTGCCGCTGAGCGCGCTCAGCGAGCGGTTCGGGCGGCGCGCGGTGATGACGGCCTCGCTGACCGTCGCCGTGGTGGTGGGACTCCTCGTCCCCTTCGCCCCTTCGGTCGAGGTGCTCATCGCGCTGCGCGCCGTGCAGGGCGCGGCGCTCGCGGGGCTTCCCGCGTCCGCGATGGCGTTCCTCGCCGAGGAGGTGCGGCCCAAGGCCCTGGTCGCCGCGATCGGCATGTTCGTGGCGGGCAACTCCATCGGCGGCATGAGCGGGCGCATCATCACGGGCTGGGTCGCGCAGGCCTGGGGCTGGCGCGCGGCGGTCGGCGTGGTGGGCGTCATCGCGGTGCTCTGTGCCCTCGCCTTCCGCGCGCTGCTGCCCGCGCCCCGGCACTTCACGCCGGGCTCGCTCAGCCCCAAGTCCCTCGCGCGTACGGTGCGTACGCATCTGTCGGACCCGCTCCTGTGCAGGCTGTACGCGATCGGGGCACTCTTCATGACCGTGTTCGGCGCGGTCTACACGGTGATCGGCTACCGGCTCACCGAGGCGCCCTTCTCGCTCCCGCAGGGCGTCATCGGCTCGATCTTCCTCGTCTACCTCGTGGGTACGGTCTCGTCGGCCGCCGCCGGGAAGCTGGTGGCACGGCTCGGGCGGCGCGGGGCGCTGTACCTCGCGGTGAGCACGACGGCGGGCGGACTGCTGCTCTCCCTGTCCACCTCGCTGATCATGGTCCTGCTGGGGCTCGTGCTGATCACTGCGGGCTTCTTCGCGGGCCACGCGGTCGCGTCCTCGTCGGTGAGCCGCACGGCCACGACCGGGCGGGCGCAGGCGTCCGCGCTCTACCAGTCCGCGTACTACCTGGGCTCCAGCGCGGGCGGCACGCTCGGTGCCGTCGCCTTCCACGCGGGCGGCTGGGGCGGCACGGTGGGGCTCGGGATCCTCGCGGTGCTCGGCGTCGTGTCGGTCACCGTGTGGGGCTCGCACGCGGCCCGGGTGCGGGAGCGGCGCGGTCTGCTGGCCGCCGCGCACTGA
- a CDS encoding STAS domain-containing protein — protein MADSAENLIRIAGPLRPGDVPPLCEQVAAVRHGPGGGDVICDVTDVTTADMSTVDAIARLQLAARRAGGRIRLRNPTPALLALLGLVGLVELLGLVVEMEGHAEQREPPRGVQEAVEAGDAAL, from the coding sequence GTGGCCGATTCAGCAGAGAACCTCATCCGGATCGCCGGGCCACTGCGCCCCGGCGATGTCCCACCCCTGTGCGAACAGGTCGCCGCCGTCCGGCACGGGCCCGGCGGCGGCGACGTGATCTGTGATGTCACCGACGTCACCACCGCCGACATGTCGACCGTCGACGCCATCGCCAGGCTGCAGCTCGCCGCCCGCAGGGCCGGGGGCCGGATCCGGCTCAGGAACCCCACCCCAGCCCTGCTCGCCCTGCTCGGGCTCGTCGGTCTCGTCGAACTCCTCGGGCTAGTCGTCGAGATGGAGGGGCACGCCGAACAGCGGGAACCACCGCGGGGTGTCCAGGAAGCAGTGGAAGCCGGTGATGCGGCCCTCTGA
- a CDS encoding eCIS core domain-containing protein produces MHDHDRTRATGTERPRVPARRPGSASPPAGLLGLQRGAGNAAVVQLLRQAGHPPARDEPQVQRSAVHDVLRSAGKALDDTTRTDMEARLGADFSDVRVHTDSAAKASAAEVGARAYTSGSHVVIGEGGADRHTLAHELTHVIQQRQGPVAGTDDGTGLKVSDPADRFEREAEANAHRALSADAPATAVSQNDNPSTTRTGAVQRYATGRVKSLVSEQDEGPYFESQSPQGTLVEDPERIGKHSVDHLGARTHDPFQQDVAEETGQEPPAGELGLPLRVAGDGTMAVHDTEREPKEFYATQAVIDASNEALWGQNGVGSKYRLAARGAQISVQRPADGSSVVLKRVQPETRDNPTNAPSGFANLLKSECIDVARELMGGGRQTDVVLAGQDARPWEDATVDSVAGELADHAEHTDEPDTATPKRYGGALRERPEAMDAASAGLGVNKAAAPEVGEGFTTVSLGQSDKLDFAGSATPTERPQDIWGFHFAGVAAISADGQDRVTLENYTRTGNSGDALKELLPSLVEQFKAKTAIPLLRPGGKPLPRGSEMDQVNKLLQGLAGNVQQGTQEFMRLAAAKEEWNSKWFFRMYGSGAGQTFHEQQYDSGRGDFVNPLTLRVRRRRQQQPTES; encoded by the coding sequence ACCCGCCCGCGACGAACCGCAGGTCCAACGTTCCGCCGTCCACGACGTCCTGCGCTCCGCGGGCAAGGCCCTCGACGACACGACCCGCACCGACATGGAGGCCCGGCTCGGCGCCGACTTCTCCGACGTGCGCGTCCACACCGACTCCGCCGCGAAGGCGTCCGCGGCGGAGGTGGGCGCCCGCGCCTACACCTCGGGCAGCCACGTCGTCATCGGCGAAGGCGGCGCCGACCGGCACACCCTCGCCCACGAGCTGACGCACGTCATCCAGCAGCGGCAGGGCCCGGTCGCGGGCACCGACGACGGCACGGGCCTGAAGGTCTCCGACCCCGCCGACCGCTTCGAGCGCGAGGCGGAGGCCAACGCCCACCGGGCACTGTCGGCCGACGCACCCGCGACGGCCGTATCTCAGAACGACAACCCGAGCACCACGCGCACCGGCGCCGTCCAGCGATACGCCACCGGCCGCGTCAAGAGCCTGGTCAGCGAGCAGGACGAGGGCCCCTACTTCGAGTCGCAGTCACCGCAGGGCACCCTGGTCGAGGACCCGGAGCGGATCGGCAAGCACTCGGTGGACCACCTCGGGGCCCGCACCCACGACCCGTTCCAGCAGGACGTGGCCGAGGAGACCGGGCAGGAACCGCCCGCCGGAGAGCTCGGCCTGCCGCTCAGGGTCGCGGGCGACGGAACGATGGCCGTGCACGACACCGAGCGCGAGCCGAAGGAGTTCTACGCGACGCAGGCCGTCATCGACGCCAGCAACGAAGCCCTGTGGGGTCAGAACGGCGTCGGCAGCAAGTACCGTCTCGCGGCCCGCGGCGCCCAGATCTCCGTGCAGAGGCCCGCCGACGGCAGCTCCGTCGTCCTCAAGCGCGTACAGCCCGAGACGCGCGACAACCCCACGAACGCCCCGTCGGGCTTCGCGAACCTGCTGAAGTCCGAATGCATCGACGTGGCCCGCGAGTTGATGGGCGGCGGCAGGCAGACGGACGTCGTCCTCGCGGGCCAGGACGCCAGGCCCTGGGAGGACGCCACCGTCGACTCCGTGGCGGGCGAGCTCGCCGACCACGCCGAACACACCGACGAGCCCGACACGGCCACCCCCAAGCGGTACGGCGGCGCCCTGCGCGAGCGCCCCGAAGCGATGGACGCCGCCTCGGCGGGCCTCGGCGTGAACAAGGCCGCCGCCCCCGAGGTGGGCGAGGGCTTCACCACGGTCTCCCTGGGCCAGAGCGACAAGCTCGACTTCGCCGGTTCCGCCACCCCCACGGAACGGCCGCAGGACATCTGGGGCTTCCACTTCGCGGGCGTGGCGGCGATCAGCGCGGACGGCCAGGACCGCGTCACCCTGGAGAACTACACCCGCACCGGCAACTCCGGTGACGCGCTCAAGGAACTGCTCCCCAGCCTGGTCGAGCAGTTCAAGGCGAAGACCGCCATCCCGCTGCTGCGCCCCGGAGGCAAGCCGCTGCCCCGCGGCTCGGAGATGGACCAGGTGAACAAGCTGCTCCAGGGCCTCGCGGGGAACGTCCAGCAGGGCACCCAGGAGTTCATGCGCCTGGCCGCCGCGAAGGAGGAGTGGAACAGCAAGTGGTTCTTCCGCATGTACGGCTCGGGCGCGGGCCAGACCTTCCACGAGCAGCAGTACGACAGCGGCCGGGGCGACTTCGTGAACCCCTTGACGCTGCGGGTCCGCAGGCGACGGCAGCAGCAGCCGACGGAGTCCTGA
- a CDS encoding PspC domain-containing protein, with amino-acid sequence MTALARPTHGRMIGGVCAALAKRFGTSTTTMRVIFVLSCLLPGPQFLLYIALWVLLPSEDKARQAW; translated from the coding sequence ATGACCGCCCTTGCCCGCCCCACCCACGGCCGGATGATCGGCGGAGTGTGCGCAGCCCTGGCCAAGCGTTTCGGCACGTCGACGACGACGATGCGCGTGATCTTCGTGCTCTCCTGCCTGCTGCCGGGACCGCAGTTCCTGCTCTACATCGCGCTGTGGGTCCTGCTGCCCTCGGAGGACAAGGCCCGCCAGGCCTGGTGA
- a CDS encoding VanZ family protein, translating into MRQGSGGRIAAIRFRAAGGFLLAAHLLLVGWITLRPLDVPWVSAANLQPLAGIKADLALGGLQATRRIGEALLLLAPLGILLPLAGGRLVVSPWGSLVRTVAAGALLSLGIELLQTGVPGQVVDIDSLLLNTLGVALAHVAVVPATRAWLRRRKEPGLFRALPREELSQGPTPTIPRVGIAP; encoded by the coding sequence GTGCGTCAAGGCTCGGGCGGCCGCATTGCCGCCATCCGCTTCCGTGCGGCGGGGGGATTCCTCCTCGCCGCACATCTTCTGCTCGTCGGGTGGATCACGCTGCGTCCGCTGGACGTGCCCTGGGTGAGTGCCGCGAATCTGCAGCCGCTCGCCGGGATCAAAGCGGACCTCGCGCTCGGCGGCCTCCAGGCGACCCGCCGGATCGGCGAGGCGCTGCTGCTGCTCGCCCCGCTCGGGATACTCCTCCCGCTGGCGGGCGGGCGGCTCGTGGTGTCGCCCTGGGGTTCCCTGGTGCGAACGGTGGCCGCGGGAGCGCTGCTCTCCCTGGGCATCGAGCTCCTGCAGACCGGGGTGCCCGGGCAGGTCGTCGACATCGACTCGCTGCTGCTCAACACCCTCGGGGTGGCCCTCGCGCACGTCGCCGTGGTGCCCGCGACCAGGGCTTGGCTGCGCCGCCGGAAGGAGCCGGGGCTGTTCAGGGCCCTCCCCCGGGAGGAGCTGTCTCAGGGTCCGACCCCGACGATTCCCAGGGTCGGTATCGCACCGTAG
- a CDS encoding dienelactone hydrolase has protein sequence MAQQGTAGPTGTARLGRVIGTGPSAVSGVVLLLPAGTETSTRKPSPLAAGGVRALGRRLAQDGRDAGLAAHVVHYGCRGWNGAQAQLARDATWAVEEIVRRYGDVPVCLAGVDMGGRAALRAGGHEAVNSVLALAPWLPEDDVAAPPEPVKQLVGRRVLVVHGTNDERTDPELSFRYAERAKKANRDVCRFEVHSDGHRLHQHQAEVLALASDFAMGVLFGADFARPLEDALAAPPPLGLRMPLASGFGQSLRR, from the coding sequence ATGGCACAGCAAGGGACGGCGGGGCCGACGGGCACGGCGAGGCTCGGGCGCGTGATCGGGACGGGGCCCTCGGCGGTGAGCGGAGTGGTGCTCCTGCTGCCCGCCGGCACCGAGACATCCACCCGCAAGCCGTCGCCGCTCGCCGCGGGCGGCGTCCGCGCCCTTGGCCGCAGACTCGCCCAGGACGGCCGCGATGCGGGTCTCGCCGCCCATGTCGTGCACTACGGCTGCCGGGGGTGGAACGGGGCGCAGGCGCAGCTGGCGCGGGACGCGACCTGGGCGGTGGAGGAGATCGTACGTCGCTACGGCGATGTCCCCGTCTGTCTGGCCGGAGTCGACATGGGCGGCCGCGCGGCGCTGCGCGCGGGCGGGCACGAGGCGGTCAACTCCGTTCTGGCGCTGGCCCCTTGGCTGCCCGAGGACGACGTGGCCGCGCCGCCCGAGCCGGTGAAGCAGCTCGTGGGGCGCCGGGTCCTCGTCGTCCACGGCACGAACGACGAACGGACCGATCCCGAGCTGTCGTTCCGGTACGCGGAGCGTGCGAAGAAGGCGAACCGGGACGTGTGCCGGTTCGAAGTGCACTCCGACGGGCATCGGTTGCACCAGCATCAGGCCGAAGTGCTCGCGCTTGCCTCCGACTTCGCGATGGGTGTGCTGTTCGGGGCGGATTTCGCGCGGCCGTTGGAGGACGCGTTGGCGGCTCCGCCGCCGTTGGGGTTGCGTATGCCTCTTGCCTCCGGCTTCGGGCAGTCTCTTCGACGGTGA